Proteins found in one Falsirhodobacter algicola genomic segment:
- a CDS encoding UDP-glucuronic acid decarboxylase family protein, with protein MFRTKRILVTGGAGFLGSFLCESLLADGHEVICLDNFHTGARANLQHLLHNPRFEIMRHDVTLPIHAEVDEIFNLACPASPVHYQTDPVQTVKTNVHGAINVLDLARRLKVKVFQASTSEVYGDPAIHPQVESYWGNVNPIGYRACYDEGKRCAETLFFDFHRQYGVDIRVARIFNTYGPRMLPDDGRVVSNFIVQALRGAPITIYGEGQQTRSFCYVDDLIRGFRALMDAPEGVLLPVNLGNPAEFTIRQLADLVIEMTGSSSRIVHRPLPQDDPTQRRPDITRAAEQLGWQPLIPLREGLTRTIAYFDEKLTAGTPMRFMPVPLRAVHVAAGGGAM; from the coding sequence ATGTTCCGAACCAAACGCATCCTCGTGACCGGCGGCGCCGGTTTCCTCGGCTCGTTCCTGTGCGAAAGCCTGCTGGCCGATGGCCACGAGGTCATCTGCCTCGACAACTTCCACACCGGCGCCCGCGCCAACCTGCAGCACCTGCTGCACAACCCCCGGTTCGAGATCATGCGCCACGACGTGACGCTGCCGATCCATGCCGAGGTGGACGAGATCTTCAACCTCGCCTGCCCCGCCAGCCCCGTCCACTACCAGACGGACCCGGTGCAGACGGTGAAGACGAACGTGCATGGCGCGATCAACGTCCTCGATCTGGCCCGCCGCCTGAAGGTGAAGGTGTTCCAAGCCTCCACCTCCGAAGTGTACGGCGATCCGGCGATCCATCCGCAGGTCGAAAGCTATTGGGGCAACGTGAACCCCATCGGCTACCGCGCCTGCTATGACGAAGGCAAACGCTGCGCCGAAACGCTGTTCTTCGATTTCCACCGCCAATACGGCGTGGACATCCGCGTGGCGCGCATCTTCAACACCTATGGCCCGCGGATGTTGCCCGATGACGGGCGGGTGGTGTCGAACTTCATCGTGCAGGCGCTGCGCGGCGCGCCGATCACCATCTATGGCGAAGGGCAGCAGACGCGCTCCTTCTGCTATGTGGACGATCTGATCCGCGGCTTCCGTGCGCTGATGGATGCGCCCGAAGGCGTGCTCTTGCCGGTGAACCTCGGCAACCCGGCCGAATTCACGATCCGCCAACTGGCCGATCTGGTGATCGAGATGACCGGCTCCTCCAGCCGCATCGTGCACCGCCCGCTGCCCCAGGACGATCCGACGCAGCGCCGCCCCGACATCACCCGCGCCGCCGAGCAACTGGGCTGGCAGCCGCTGATCCCGCTGCGCGAAGGGCTGACCCGCACCATCGCCTATTTCGACGAAAAGCTGACGGCCGGCACGCCCATGCGCTTCATGCCGGTGCCGCTGCGCGCGGTGCATGTCGCTGCAGGTGGGGGGGCGATGTGA
- a CDS encoding response regulator transcription factor, with amino-acid sequence MRAVAEIGDTSLGLFPFAASGPIDPSWMAKPLPSVAVIDARPLERECFVRCLEAYRAGAAVVGHATIDGWIESRTETEEVVLYNLGTRSMLNEDTAAEMAAIVEAARPHPVIVLSDSREVATMLAVLTSGAAGFISPDGQFTDVVEAIRVAQSGGIFMPRNSLVSLSEALTTSADRAPDQEDHFTDRQLAVARALQRGAANKTIAYELNLCESTVKVHIRNIMRKVKATNRTQAALRLNALIGHADAAPRR; translated from the coding sequence ATGCGTGCTGTAGCTGAAATCGGGGACACGTCTTTGGGGCTGTTCCCCTTCGCCGCCAGCGGCCCCATCGACCCGAGCTGGATGGCCAAGCCCTTGCCCTCGGTCGCGGTGATCGACGCACGGCCGCTGGAGCGTGAATGCTTCGTGCGCTGTCTCGAAGCCTATCGCGCCGGTGCGGCGGTCGTGGGCCATGCGACGATCGACGGCTGGATCGAATCCCGGACCGAAACCGAAGAGGTCGTGCTCTATAACCTTGGAACGCGTTCCATGCTGAACGAGGATACGGCCGCCGAAATGGCCGCCATCGTCGAAGCGGCGCGCCCCCATCCCGTGATCGTGCTGTCCGACAGCCGCGAGGTGGCGACGATGCTGGCCGTGCTGACCAGCGGGGCGGCGGGGTTCATCTCTCCCGATGGGCAGTTCACCGATGTGGTGGAGGCGATCCGCGTGGCGCAGTCGGGCGGGATCTTCATGCCGCGCAACAGCCTCGTCTCGCTCAGCGAGGCGCTGACCACGAGCGCCGACCGCGCCCCCGATCAGGAGGATCACTTCACCGATCGCCAATTGGCCGTGGCGCGTGCGCTGCAGCGCGGGGCGGCGAACAAGACCATCGCCTATGAGCTGAACCTGTGCGAAAGCACGGTGAAGGTCCATATCCGCAACATCATGCGCAAGGTGAAAGCGACGAACCGGACGCAGGCGGCGCTGCGCCTCAACGCGCTGATCGGCCACGCCGACGCCGCGCCCCGCCGCTGA
- a CDS encoding WecB/TagA/CpsF family glycosyltransferase — translation MPAPTPAELPPAPTGSTNVLGVRVAALTLRGAAQRILAEVRARRKGHVCVTGVHGVIECRADPDLGAIHNRAVLTVPDGMPLVWALHRDGFPWAERIYGPDLMLAVLDQSQGTGIGHYLYGTTPEVLSRLERRLQQRFPRLRFVGSYSPPFRALTDAEEDAIAARINASGAGIVWVGLSTPKQERWMARMRDRLDAPILIGVGAAFDFHAGLKPQAPPRLQRAGLEWAFRLATEPRRLWRRYARIVPSFLALHALQRSGWRSFPFHGDASPSPTQQERTMTPIELTTPPPSDLRGSGS, via the coding sequence ATGCCCGCCCCGACGCCTGCCGAACTGCCGCCTGCCCCGACCGGGTCCACCAATGTGCTGGGCGTGCGCGTGGCCGCGCTGACCCTGCGCGGCGCGGCGCAGCGCATTCTGGCCGAGGTGCGGGCCCGCCGGAAGGGCCATGTCTGCGTGACGGGCGTGCATGGCGTGATCGAATGCCGCGCGGACCCCGATCTGGGCGCGATCCACAACCGCGCAGTGCTGACGGTGCCGGATGGGATGCCCCTCGTCTGGGCGCTGCACCGAGACGGCTTTCCTTGGGCAGAGCGGATCTACGGCCCCGATCTGATGCTGGCCGTGCTGGATCAGAGCCAAGGCACCGGCATCGGCCATTACCTCTACGGCACCACGCCCGAGGTTCTGTCCCGCCTCGAACGCCGCCTGCAGCAGCGTTTCCCGCGCCTGCGCTTCGTGGGCAGCTACTCGCCGCCCTTCCGCGCGCTGACGGACGCCGAAGAGGATGCCATCGCCGCCCGCATCAATGCCAGCGGCGCGGGGATCGTCTGGGTCGGGCTCAGCACGCCCAAACAGGAACGCTGGATGGCGCGGATGCGCGACCGGCTGGACGCGCCGATCCTGATCGGTGTCGGCGCCGCCTTCGATTTCCACGCCGGGCTGAAGCCGCAGGCCCCGCCGCGTTTGCAGCGCGCGGGCCTCGAATGGGCCTTCCGCCTTGCGACAGAGCCGCGCCGCCTGTGGCGCCGCTATGCCCGCATCGTGCCGTCCTTCCTTGCCCTGCACGCCTTGCAGCGCAGCGGTTGGCGCAGCTTTCCGTTCCACGGCGATGCGTCCCCTTCCCCCACTCAGCAGGAGCGAACGATGACGCCGATCGAACTCACCACCCCGCCGCCGTCCGACCTGCGGGGGAGCGGCTCATGA
- a CDS encoding oligosaccharide flippase family protein, with the protein MLHIRRSLAFSVIDKVTGVVLSILTMAVVSRLLAPAEVGVFMIGSSIVILIEALRDFGVSACLVQARELTPHLVRTAMTVMAILSLVLGTVIWWAAIPLAQFYDSAELTGIVHVAVLAFLAAPVANPLLALLRREMAFGRVALIGMAAGLTNTALSVGLALAGFGAFALIWASVAAAFVTAAGAVLAHGGLPPLRPSLREWRQVVPFGAWSSIITLLGMLLDSLPRLILGRMLGLDAAGLFTRAVALNQLPERLFLNAVQPVVLPAMAARLRAGEAIAAPWLMGIALITALQWPVLMMIALLAAPIVGILLGGGWTEVTPILRIVALSSICLFPQYLAFPVLVAAGRVREMALASLFTVPVSGGILLVASVFGLQAVAAALILTGALQSTVALALTWRCVRFAWRDLGTTLGQSALVTLAAVLPAAGVMAVAGRGLAPGPGIAAIATVAAMVGWRCALRLMAHPLDAQLDRITARLRPASGADAI; encoded by the coding sequence ATGCTGCACATCCGCCGTTCCCTGGCCTTCTCCGTCATCGACAAGGTGACGGGGGTCGTCCTGTCGATCCTGACGATGGCCGTCGTCTCGCGGCTTCTGGCCCCGGCCGAGGTGGGGGTGTTCATGATCGGCAGCAGCATCGTCATCCTGATCGAGGCGCTGCGCGATTTCGGCGTCTCGGCCTGTCTGGTTCAGGCGCGGGAGCTGACGCCGCATCTGGTGCGCACGGCGATGACGGTGATGGCGATTCTGTCGCTCGTGCTGGGTACGGTGATCTGGTGGGCGGCGATCCCGCTGGCGCAGTTCTACGACAGCGCCGAATTGACGGGGATCGTCCATGTCGCGGTGCTGGCCTTTCTGGCGGCGCCGGTGGCGAACCCGCTTCTGGCTTTGTTGCGGCGCGAGATGGCCTTTGGCCGCGTCGCGCTGATCGGCATGGCGGCGGGGCTGACGAACACGGCGCTGTCGGTCGGGCTGGCACTGGCGGGGTTCGGGGCGTTCGCGCTGATCTGGGCCTCGGTCGCGGCGGCGTTCGTCACGGCGGCGGGCGCGGTGCTGGCGCATGGCGGGCTGCCGCCGCTGCGCCCCTCGCTGCGCGAATGGCGTCAGGTGGTGCCGTTCGGGGCGTGGTCCAGCATCATCACGCTGCTGGGCATGCTGCTCGACAGTCTGCCGCGCCTCATTCTGGGCCGGATGCTGGGGCTGGATGCGGCGGGCCTCTTCACGCGGGCGGTCGCGCTGAATCAATTGCCCGAGCGGCTGTTCCTGAATGCCGTGCAGCCGGTGGTCCTGCCGGCGATGGCCGCCCGCTTGCGCGCGGGCGAGGCGATCGCCGCCCCATGGTTGATGGGCATCGCGCTGATCACGGCGCTGCAATGGCCGGTGCTGATGATGATCGCGCTGCTGGCGGCGCCGATCGTCGGCATCCTTCTGGGCGGCGGCTGGACCGAGGTGACGCCGATCCTGCGGATCGTCGCGCTGTCGTCGATCTGCCTGTTCCCGCAATACCTCGCCTTCCCGGTGCTGGTCGCGGCGGGGCGCGTGCGGGAAATGGCGCTGGCGAGCCTGTTCACCGTGCCGGTATCGGGGGGGATCCTGCTTGTGGCCTCCGTATTCGGGCTGCAGGCGGTGGCGGCGGCGCTGATCCTGACGGGGGCGCTGCAATCGACGGTGGCGCTGGCGCTGACATGGCGCTGCGTGCGCTTTGCGTGGCGCGACCTCGGCACGACCTTGGGGCAAAGCGCGCTGGTGACGCTGGCGGCGGTGCTGCCGGCGGCGGGGGTGATGGCGGTGGCCGGCCGGGGGCTTGCGCCCGGGCCGGGGATCGCGGCCATCGCGACCGTCGCGGCGATGGTGGGCTGGCGGTGCGCGCTGCGCCTGATGGCGCATCCGCTGGACGCGCAGCTGGACCGTATCACGGCGCGGCTGCGTCCGGCATCCGGGGCCGACGCGATCTGA
- a CDS encoding NeuD/PglB/VioB family sugar acetyltransferase — protein MPIRERLLLLGFSGNALEIFEHLEERFDLEAILDDNPALEGQVFEGVPILPMARLADFPAARVLMTIGSRRSVGQRAGILARLGLTPERFVTVVHPKAHVSRFARLGHGVVIYPGAVVTSNAVIGNHVMILPQSVVHHDVTVGDHSLIGASVTVAGNCRIGQACYIGSASSLREGTEIGDGAVIGMAANVLRTVAAGTVVAGNPARVLPGRE, from the coding sequence ATGCCCATACGCGAACGCCTGTTGCTGCTCGGCTTTTCCGGGAACGCGCTGGAGATCTTCGAGCATCTTGAGGAACGCTTCGATCTGGAGGCGATTCTAGACGACAACCCCGCGCTGGAGGGCCAAGTCTTCGAGGGCGTGCCGATCCTGCCCATGGCGCGGCTGGCCGATTTCCCCGCCGCGCGGGTGCTGATGACGATCGGTTCGCGCCGCAGCGTCGGGCAGCGGGCGGGCATCCTCGCCCGTTTGGGCCTGACGCCCGAACGGTTCGTGACGGTGGTGCATCCGAAGGCCCATGTGTCGCGCTTTGCGCGGCTGGGACATGGGGTGGTGATCTATCCCGGCGCGGTCGTCACCTCGAATGCGGTGATCGGCAATCATGTGATGATTCTGCCCCAGAGCGTCGTCCATCACGACGTGACGGTGGGCGATCACAGCCTGATCGGCGCCAGCGTGACCGTGGCGGGCAACTGCCGCATCGGGCAGGCCTGCTATATCGGCAGCGCGAGTTCGCTGCGCGAAGGGACGGAGATCGGGGATGGGGCCGTGATCGGCATGGCCGCGAATGTCCTGCGGACGGTGGCGGCGGGCACGGTGGTGGCCGGAAACCCGGCGCGGGTGCTGCCGGGGCGGGAGTGA
- a CDS encoding mannose-1-phosphate guanylyltransferase/mannose-6-phosphate isomerase, translating to MITPVLLCGGSGTRLWPLSRRTYPKQFAALLGPDTLFQSAALRMTGPGFAAPLIVTHGDFRFIVAEQLAAIGITPGPILLEPEPRNTAPAVLAAALMLAQTDPEGLMLIAPSDHAIPDTRAFQEAIAAAVPAAASGRLVNIGIRPTHAATGYGYLELSDPAAEGVQPLRRFVEKPDAATAAVMVAGGGFLWNAGIVLASAAAVLEAFRRHAPAMIPPIAEALSNAASDLGAIRLDPAAWARAENISLDYAVMEKADNLSVLPFTAGWSDLGGWDAVWRESACDARGVATSGAATALDCDDTLLRSDNPALEVVGLGLRDVIVVAMPDAVLVADRARADEVGQAVTALRARKARQATSFPRDHRPWGWFDSLVQGPRFQVKRIVVHPGASLSLQSHHHRAEHWIVVEGTARVTIGDEVKLVSENQSVYVPLGAVHRMENVGKLPMVLIEVQTGGYLGEDDIIRYEDVYARGQVAAQ from the coding sequence ATGATCACCCCGGTTCTTCTGTGCGGCGGTTCGGGCACACGCCTGTGGCCGCTGTCGCGCCGCACCTATCCCAAGCAGTTCGCCGCGCTTCTGGGCCCGGACACGCTGTTCCAGTCGGCGGCGTTGCGGATGACGGGGCCGGGCTTCGCCGCCCCGCTGATCGTCACCCATGGCGATTTCCGCTTCATCGTGGCCGAGCAGCTGGCCGCCATCGGCATCACCCCCGGCCCGATCCTGCTGGAGCCGGAGCCGCGCAACACCGCCCCTGCCGTGCTGGCCGCCGCCCTGATGCTGGCCCAGACCGACCCGGAGGGGCTGATGCTGATCGCCCCCTCGGATCACGCCATCCCCGACACCCGCGCCTTCCAAGAGGCGATCGCCGCCGCCGTTCCGGCCGCCGCCTCGGGCCGGCTCGTGAATATCGGCATCCGTCCGACCCATGCGGCGACGGGCTACGGCTATCTCGAACTCAGCGATCCTGCGGCCGAAGGGGTGCAACCGCTGCGCCGCTTCGTCGAAAAGCCGGACGCCGCGACGGCGGCGGTGATGGTGGCGGGCGGCGGGTTCCTGTGGAATGCGGGCATCGTGCTGGCCTCTGCCGCGGCGGTGCTGGAAGCGTTCCGCCGCCATGCCCCGGCCATGATCCCCCCCATCGCCGAGGCGCTGTCGAACGCCGCCTCCGATCTCGGTGCGATCCGGCTCGATCCGGCGGCTTGGGCGCGGGCGGAGAACATCTCCCTCGATTATGCCGTGATGGAGAAGGCGGACAATCTGTCGGTGCTGCCCTTCACGGCGGGTTGGTCCGATCTGGGCGGCTGGGACGCGGTGTGGCGCGAAAGCGCCTGCGACGCGCGCGGCGTCGCCACCTCGGGCGCGGCGACGGCGCTCGATTGCGACGACACGCTGCTGCGGTCGGACAACCCCGCGCTGGAGGTGGTGGGCCTTGGCCTGCGGGATGTGATCGTGGTGGCGATGCCGGACGCCGTGCTGGTGGCCGACCGCGCCCGCGCCGACGAGGTGGGGCAGGCGGTGACCGCGCTGCGCGCGCGCAAGGCGCGGCAGGCGACCTCCTTCCCCCGCGATCACCGCCCCTGGGGCTGGTTCGACAGCCTCGTGCAGGGGCCGCGTTTTCAGGTGAAGCGGATCGTGGTGCATCCGGGTGCCTCGCTCAGCCTGCAGAGCCATCACCACCGGGCCGAACATTGGATCGTCGTGGAGGGCACCGCCCGCGTGACCATCGGCGACGAGGTGAAACTGGTGAGCGAGAACCAGTCCGTCTATGTCCCCCTCGGCGCCGTGCACCGGATGGAGAACGTGGGCAAGCTGCCCATGGTCCTGATCGAGGTGCAGACCGGCGGCTATCTGGGCGAGGACGACATCATCCGCTACGAGGATGTCTATGCCCGCGGGCAGGTCGCCGCGCAGTGA
- a CDS encoding O-antigen ligase family protein, whose protein sequence is MTIALHTTRPPLRIGLRRAEMAALWLALALQSGALFPMLAAASDGDLTAGARAMLRLLTLPVYAVTLTLAVRHHRQIIAAAQRSLPLLMLTALPVMSVVWSINPSLSLRRTVALVMSLLLSYVLAVRCTPRQLMWLIGSLLGLCMVGSLGLLVAAPHLAVPADGALRGIFLHKNVLGWAASLGALAGFAMTLDREGGFRARGAALATVSLVCLVLSRSGTGLMSMMVGLALIGFHRLLLRCRGMWRPLVLLLALAVAALVLLFLGAFLVPLLEALGKDATLTGRVPLWHQVDLRIAARPLLGYGYQALWSEASSIAWQIWYAIGWQAPHAHNGYREVLLNIGMLGGGMLAYVLVQALRRALHAHLSRPGDGWLWPNVLLGQVLFMNLTESTLMMQNDMQWIIVCAIVIMLACRRADAAAG, encoded by the coding sequence ATGACGATCGCGCTGCACACGACGCGCCCCCCGCTGCGCATCGGCCTGCGCCGGGCCGAGATGGCGGCCCTTTGGCTTGCGCTGGCGTTGCAGTCGGGGGCGCTGTTTCCCATGCTGGCGGCGGCCTCGGACGGCGATCTGACGGCGGGGGCGCGCGCGATGCTGCGCTTGCTGACCCTGCCCGTCTATGCCGTGACGCTGACGCTGGCGGTGCGCCATCACCGGCAGATCATCGCGGCGGCCCAGCGCAGCCTGCCGCTGCTGATGCTGACGGCGCTGCCGGTGATGTCGGTGGTCTGGTCGATCAACCCCTCGCTCAGCCTGCGGCGGACGGTGGCGCTCGTGATGTCGCTGCTTCTGTCCTATGTGCTGGCGGTGCGCTGCACGCCGCGGCAGTTGATGTGGCTGATCGGCAGCCTTCTGGGGCTGTGCATGGTGGGAAGCCTCGGCCTGCTGGTGGCCGCGCCGCATCTTGCGGTGCCCGCCGACGGGGCGCTGCGGGGGATCTTCCTGCACAAGAACGTGCTGGGATGGGCGGCCTCGCTCGGGGCGCTGGCGGGCTTTGCCATGACCCTCGACCGCGAGGGCGGGTTTCGCGCGCGCGGGGCCGCGCTGGCCACGGTCAGCCTCGTCTGCCTCGTGCTCTCGCGGTCGGGGACGGGGCTGATGTCGATGATGGTGGGGCTGGCGCTGATCGGCTTTCACCGGCTGCTGCTGCGCTGCCGGGGCATGTGGCGACCCTTGGTGCTGCTGCTGGCGCTGGCGGTGGCGGCGCTGGTGCTGCTGTTCCTCGGGGCCTTCCTCGTGCCGCTGCTGGAGGCGCTGGGCAAGGATGCGACGCTGACGGGGCGCGTGCCGCTGTGGCATCAGGTGGACCTGCGGATCGCGGCGCGCCCGCTCCTTGGTTACGGCTATCAGGCGCTGTGGTCGGAGGCGAGTTCCATCGCGTGGCAGATCTGGTACGCGATCGGCTGGCAGGCCCCCCATGCGCATAACGGCTACCGCGAGGTGCTGCTGAACATCGGGATGCTGGGCGGGGGGATGCTGGCCTATGTGCTGGTGCAGGCGCTGCGCCGGGCGCTTCATGCGCATCTGTCGCGGCCCGGCGATGGATGGCTGTGGCCCAATGTGCTGCTGGGTCAGGTATTGTTCATGAACCTGACCGAAAGCACGCTGATGATGCAGAACGACATGCAATGGATCATCGTCTGCGCCATCGTCATCATGCTGGCCTGCCGCCGCGCGGACGCCGCGGCAGGCTGA
- a CDS encoding glycosyltransferase family 4 protein, translated as MRLLVFAHRLELGGTQTNAIELAAALRDRHDFEVLFHATPGPMEDLVHAKGLRFLPAADARLHPSLSRIRLLRDVVRRERPDLIHAWDWWQGIEAYCGVHLPMNVPLIISDMMMSLTRLLPRQIPTTFGFEALQQQAEREGWRAASLLPPPVDLHANRPGRPARAEARAALGIEEGEIAIVSVSRLAHVMKSESLIRAIDAMRRLAPRLPLKLVIVGDGMARAELQQRAASVNEAVGRPAIVLTGGMTDPRPAYEAADIVLGMGGSALRGMAYAKPVVITGAQGFARIFAPDSAHLFQQNGMYGVGGTPEATATALLHLATDPDLRTRLGAFGRSYVEQHHALDMLADRFAALCHAAVDGCPAQPSLQDAARSAMIYLRERRFRNASRDRTIAPRP; from the coding sequence GTGAGGCTCCTCGTCTTTGCGCACCGGCTGGAACTGGGCGGGACGCAGACCAATGCGATCGAACTGGCGGCCGCCTTGCGCGACCGCCACGATTTCGAGGTGCTGTTCCACGCCACCCCCGGCCCGATGGAGGATCTGGTCCATGCCAAGGGCCTGCGCTTCCTTCCGGCGGCGGATGCGCGGCTGCATCCCTCGCTCTCGCGCATCCGCCTTCTGCGCGATGTCGTGCGGCGGGAACGGCCGGACCTGATCCACGCATGGGACTGGTGGCAGGGGATCGAGGCCTATTGCGGGGTGCATCTGCCGATGAACGTGCCGCTGATCATCAGCGACATGATGATGTCGCTGACGCGCCTTCTGCCCCGCCAGATCCCGACCACCTTCGGCTTCGAGGCGCTGCAGCAGCAGGCCGAGCGCGAGGGCTGGCGTGCCGCCAGCCTCTTGCCGCCGCCGGTCGATCTGCACGCCAACCGCCCGGGCCGCCCCGCCCGCGCCGAGGCCCGCGCCGCCCTCGGCATCGAGGAGGGGGAGATCGCGATCGTCAGCGTCTCGCGGCTGGCGCATGTGATGAAATCCGAAAGCCTGATCCGCGCCATCGACGCGATGCGCCGTCTGGCGCCGCGCCTGCCGCTGAAGCTGGTGATCGTCGGCGACGGGATGGCGCGGGCCGAATTGCAACAGCGCGCCGCTTCGGTGAACGAGGCGGTGGGCCGCCCCGCCATCGTGCTGACCGGCGGGATGACCGATCCGCGCCCGGCCTACGAGGCGGCGGATATCGTGCTCGGCATGGGCGGTTCGGCGCTGCGGGGCATGGCCTATGCCAAGCCCGTGGTCATCACCGGCGCGCAGGGCTTTGCCCGCATCTTCGCCCCCGACAGCGCCCATCTGTTCCAGCAGAACGGCATGTACGGCGTCGGCGGCACCCCCGAGGCGACGGCGACGGCGCTGCTGCACCTTGCCACCGACCCGGATCTGCGCACCCGCCTCGGCGCGTTCGGCCGCAGCTATGTCGAGCAGCATCACGCCCTCGACATGCTCGCCGATCGGTTCGCGGCGCTGTGCCACGCGGCGGTGGATGGCTGCCCGGCGCAGCCCTCGCTTCAGGATGCCGCCCGTTCGGCGATGATCTACCTGCGCGAACGGCGCTTCCGCAACGCCTCGCGCGATCGCACGATCGCCCCCCGCCCCTGA
- a CDS encoding sugar transferase, which yields MIPRNDLPLPTAVALPHPAAMRGAGLPLRAIGLVLADAAALWAAFAVATLIVPAAAPRAGMFAVAGALIIAMRAGAGLLPGRGLHPHEVMRRSLFATLAAGLVLGVALLGVDRDPALAAALALFVALALPLQHAARLAARRLLHALRLWGAPVHIMAAPELLPRIDDFFRRNWQYGLIPTAASVAPIVLVTDAGVTQDQGHGLHDRYREVILLADMPQMRIAGLRPADVGGTIGLRLARPQPARGDAVLKRLCDLAVAVPMLMLAAPIIALAAAAIWIADPGPVFYSQAREGRDRRPLRVLKLRTMYRDAERILQDVLQNDPAARAEWAAHFKLKKDPRILPVVGNLLRATSCDELPQLWNVITGGMSLVGPRPFPEYHLAAMRPEFRRKRCTVPPGITGLWQISNRSDADIDQQQQLDEFYIDNRSFWLDLSILLRTVPAVLLRRGAY from the coding sequence ATGATCCCGCGCAACGATCTGCCGCTGCCCACCGCCGTCGCGCTGCCGCATCCGGCGGCGATGCGGGGCGCGGGGCTTCCGCTGCGCGCGATCGGGCTGGTGCTGGCCGATGCGGCCGCGCTTTGGGCGGCCTTCGCGGTCGCCACGCTGATCGTTCCGGCCGCCGCCCCGCGCGCGGGGATGTTCGCGGTGGCGGGCGCGCTGATCATCGCGATGCGCGCCGGGGCGGGCCTGCTGCCCGGCCGCGGCCTGCACCCGCACGAGGTGATGCGCCGCAGCCTCTTTGCCACGCTGGCGGCGGGGCTCGTGCTGGGCGTCGCGCTGCTGGGGGTGGACCGCGATCCGGCGCTGGCGGCGGCGCTGGCGCTGTTCGTCGCGCTGGCGCTGCCGCTGCAACATGCGGCGCGGCTGGCCGCCCGCCGCCTTCTGCACGCGCTGCGTCTGTGGGGGGCGCCGGTGCACATCATGGCCGCCCCGGAACTTCTGCCCCGCATCGACGATTTCTTCCGCCGCAACTGGCAATACGGGCTGATCCCCACCGCCGCCTCGGTCGCGCCGATCGTGCTGGTGACGGATGCGGGCGTGACGCAGGATCAGGGCCACGGCCTGCACGATCGTTACCGCGAGGTGATCCTTTTGGCCGATATGCCGCAGATGCGCATCGCGGGCCTGCGCCCGGCCGATGTCGGCGGCACGATCGGCCTGCGCCTTGCCCGCCCGCAACCGGCGCGGGGCGACGCGGTGCTGAAACGCCTGTGCGATCTGGCGGTGGCGGTGCCGATGCTGATGCTGGCCGCGCCGATCATCGCGCTGGCGGCGGCGGCGATCTGGATCGCCGATCCCGGCCCCGTCTTCTACAGCCAAGCGCGCGAGGGCCGCGACCGCCGCCCGCTGCGCGTGCTGAAGCTGCGGACCATGTACCGCGACGCCGAACGCATCCTGCAGGACGTGCTGCAGAACGATCCGGCCGCCCGCGCCGAATGGGCCGCCCATTTCAAACTGAAGAAGGATCCGCGCATCCTGCCCGTCGTCGGCAACCTTCTGCGCGCCACCAGCTGCGACGAGCTTCCGCAGCTGTGGAACGTCATCACCGGCGGGATGAGCCTCGTCGGCCCCCGTCCCTTCCCCGAATACCACCTCGCGGCCATGCGCCCCGAGTTCCGCCGCAAACGCTGCACCGTGCCGCCCGGCATCACCGGCCTGTGGCAGATCTCCAACCGCAGCGACGCCGACATCGACCAGCAGCAGCAGCTTGATGAGTTCTACATCGACAACCGCTCCTTCTGGCTCGACCTCTCGATCCTTCTGCGGACGGTTCCGGCCGTTCTGCTTCGTCGCGGCGCGTATTGA